The following are from one region of the Cytobacillus firmus genome:
- a CDS encoding phosphotransferase encodes MNTTVNNGGDDLVQNRLFSYLQDQLPFKIEELKPIRKKVYLLRTQERSFILKGFSSYHRLKLQEAFTSSLMKEGFSKTYIFYEVAKDPPLFFDRTYYGCLEYLPPSKEVFTYYLKTDRLEGLELLKKFHVTTEKLVSRYQTVVPAYRQADKWRERATLFLNNLPVVRYFVQKEIINELLAWADWSLKGMEDEAWLIQPGKQVILHGDVAHHNFLRAKDQSLYLLDFDLIAIGAPHSDYLQYANRILPYMNWSFEDLRKYPILKSNLEEKGFLHALAFPTDIFREWNRVIRDRTYLDSVKIRPVLDLTVGQFAERQRFIKALRYAADDKNK; translated from the coding sequence GTGAATACGACGGTTAATAATGGAGGAGACGATTTAGTTCAAAATCGTCTCTTCTCCTATTTGCAGGATCAGCTGCCATTTAAAATTGAAGAATTAAAGCCAATTCGAAAGAAGGTTTATTTGCTTAGGACACAGGAAAGGTCCTTTATACTAAAAGGGTTTTCATCCTATCACCGTTTAAAGCTTCAGGAAGCATTCACCTCTTCATTAATGAAAGAAGGATTTTCAAAAACATATATCTTTTACGAAGTTGCCAAAGATCCGCCTTTGTTTTTTGACAGGACTTATTATGGCTGCTTGGAGTATTTACCGCCTTCGAAAGAAGTTTTTACTTATTACCTGAAGACAGATCGTTTAGAAGGGCTGGAGCTGCTGAAGAAATTTCATGTTACTACAGAGAAGCTGGTCAGCCGCTATCAAACAGTTGTGCCGGCTTACAGGCAGGCGGACAAGTGGAGAGAAAGAGCAACCCTTTTCCTTAATAATCTCCCTGTAGTAAGATATTTTGTCCAAAAAGAAATTATTAATGAGCTATTAGCCTGGGCAGATTGGTCCTTAAAAGGCATGGAAGACGAAGCCTGGCTTATTCAGCCGGGGAAGCAGGTAATTCTGCACGGTGATGTAGCACATCATAATTTTCTCAGAGCAAAAGATCAATCTTTATATTTGCTCGATTTTGACCTGATAGCAATAGGGGCTCCCCATTCCGATTATCTGCAGTATGCAAATCGCATCCTTCCTTATATGAATTGGTCCTTTGAAGATTTGAGAAAATATCCAATCTTAAAATCCAATCTTGAAGAAAAGGGCTTTCTTCATGCTTTGGCATTTCCAACTGACATATTCAGGGAATGGAATCGTGTAATAAGGGACAGAACGTATCTTGATTCCGTGAAAATTCGTCCTGTTCTGGACTTAACTGTAGGACAATTTGCTGAAAGACAGCGTTTTATTAAAGCTCTTAGATATGCTGCTGATGACAAAAACAAATAA
- a CDS encoding YhcN/YlaJ family sporulation lipoprotein yields MHKKLLAVPMAAILSMGLTGCGTNEDAGVERSNEIGQPMGYYSNENHGSRGGNARVEDGTDNDGPLTEMMDHTLGGEGENTRHNQADNNARRVRNENTGNPTIPIADRDRSFFMKDNRFSHSDANYHGHLDDNTRQAKNSYYQAYEGELAEKIGDVAASVPNVEDVRSVTYGSNVLIAVDLTDYDMEEETKKAIHEAVEPYLRGRSAKVVTDEGTFSRLRNIDNNLRDGGPREQIDWDLKNLFRREK; encoded by the coding sequence TTGCACAAGAAACTGCTTGCAGTGCCGATGGCTGCTATTTTATCAATGGGATTGACAGGATGCGGAACGAACGAAGATGCAGGTGTTGAACGGAGCAACGAAATTGGTCAGCCAATGGGATATTACTCGAATGAGAATCACGGAAGCCGCGGCGGCAATGCCCGGGTGGAAGATGGAACCGATAATGATGGACCTCTGACAGAAATGATGGATCATACGCTTGGAGGCGAGGGAGAAAACACCCGCCATAACCAGGCAGACAATAATGCCAGAAGAGTCCGGAACGAAAATACCGGAAACCCTACTATTCCTATTGCAGACAGAGATCGCAGTTTTTTCATGAAAGATAATCGCTTTAGCCATAGTGATGCAAATTATCACGGGCATCTCGATGATAATACGCGACAAGCTAAAAATTCCTATTATCAGGCTTATGAAGGTGAGCTTGCTGAAAAAATCGGCGACGTTGCAGCATCTGTTCCAAATGTTGAAGACGTCAGGTCCGTTACCTATGGAAGCAATGTTTTGATTGCTGTAGATCTGACTGATTACGATATGGAAGAAGAAACGAAAAAAGCGATTCATGAAGCTGTCGAGCCATATCTTAGGGGAAGATCTGCAAAGGTTGTAACAGACGAAGGGACCTTCAGCCGTTTAAGAAACATTGATAATAATCTTCGTGATGGCGGTCCAAGAGAGCAAATTGACTGGGATTTAAAAAACTTATTCCGCAGGGAAAAATAA
- a CDS encoding intercompartmental signaling factor BofC has product MRTIWGLLAVGAASFYLFFQMDAFNFLSNGTSLYAKAAEEQIEGPLKMEVILEREYLDGEVSQETIEETIWTLEDFWAKYDQWQLVDMDIDYIIFRRKVDDISPLLKANGYFGVTEDGTLTIFNGKPEKTNIIHSFFQIDLGKLESTKCEELKKGIPIVSKDRYVEVLETFKSYTAGEKQAN; this is encoded by the coding sequence ATGAGAACCATATGGGGCTTGCTGGCAGTAGGAGCTGCTTCCTTTTATCTCTTCTTCCAGATGGACGCATTCAATTTTTTATCTAACGGCACTTCTTTATATGCTAAGGCAGCAGAGGAACAAATTGAAGGTCCGCTTAAGATGGAGGTCATTTTGGAAAGGGAGTATCTGGATGGGGAAGTGAGCCAGGAAACGATAGAGGAAACCATATGGACCCTTGAAGATTTCTGGGCTAAATATGATCAATGGCAGCTTGTTGATATGGATATAGATTATATAATATTCCGAAGAAAAGTGGATGATATATCACCATTACTAAAAGCAAATGGGTACTTCGGTGTAACAGAGGATGGAACCCTGACCATTTTCAATGGGAAGCCGGAAAAAACGAATATTATTCATTCATTCTTTCAAATTGATTTAGGAAAATTAGAAAGCACAAAATGTGAAGAATTAAAAAAAGGCATACCAATTGTTTCAAAAGATCGATATGTGGAAGTCCTGGAAACCTTTAAAAGCTATACTGCCGGTGAAAAGCAGGCGAATTGA
- a CDS encoding tyrosine-type recombinase/integrase — protein MEYVDPIKDIKSINNIKEILKRQSQRDLLLFVLGINTGIRVSDLLSLKISDVSDGKEIKEFIYIDDLTIDAESKKNNEQKAYFLNNSVKKELRKYFSQHDFTECDFLFKSKKNNQPITRQQAYRIINSAAKEAGIEGKIGTHTLRKTFGYHAYRKGIAISIIMSIYNHHSSAETLRYLGIERGQKQLIKVDVNL, from the coding sequence GTGGAATATGTTGATCCTATCAAGGACATCAAAAGCATAAATAATATCAAAGAGATTTTAAAGAGACAATCGCAGCGGGATCTGTTGCTGTTTGTATTGGGAATAAATACAGGCATTAGAGTCAGTGATCTGCTTTCTTTAAAAATCAGTGATGTTTCAGATGGGAAAGAAATAAAGGAATTTATTTATATTGATGATTTAACCATTGATGCTGAATCTAAAAAAAACAATGAACAGAAAGCGTATTTTTTAAATAACAGTGTGAAAAAAGAATTAAGAAAATATTTTTCCCAGCATGATTTTACTGAGTGCGATTTTCTTTTTAAATCCAAAAAGAATAATCAGCCAATAACCCGCCAGCAGGCTTACCGGATCATAAATAGTGCTGCAAAGGAAGCGGGAATAGAGGGGAAAATCGGTACACACACACTCCGTAAAACCTTTGGTTACCATGCTTACAGAAAAGGGATTGCCATATCGATCATTATGTCCATATATAATCACCATTCTTCAGCAGAAACATTGCGTTATTTAGGAATTGAGAGAGGTCAAAAGCAATTAATAAAGGTGGATGTTAATCTCTAG
- a CDS encoding universal stress protein, with protein MKKLKGRMDESILVCVYYGPNGEKLIRRGCQIASMLDCPLYILTIDPKPFDEMDAEKSHYITRWKQLADHFSADAFILKDNDKRPVSKVITEVAREKGITQIILGQTAQSRWEQIAKGSIINTLLREVPFVDLHIISVSRYLKDQEGQFEKGVRAYLVKDGSNYRVTFKHTKDAEYEGIFFKDQGTDFNNGVFKFMQDQETLQVIVTEDIISDLTNVDLDDSLNDDDDE; from the coding sequence GTGAAGAAACTAAAAGGACGAATGGACGAAAGCATTCTTGTCTGCGTTTATTACGGCCCAAATGGTGAAAAGTTAATTCGCCGCGGATGCCAAATAGCAAGTATGCTTGATTGCCCTTTATATATTTTGACCATTGATCCAAAACCTTTTGATGAAATGGATGCGGAGAAATCACATTACATTACAAGGTGGAAACAATTAGCCGATCACTTTAGTGCTGATGCTTTCATTCTGAAGGATAATGATAAGCGGCCAGTATCCAAAGTAATCACCGAAGTGGCCAGAGAAAAAGGCATTACACAAATTATCCTTGGCCAAACAGCTCAAAGCCGCTGGGAACAAATTGCTAAGGGATCCATCATCAATACACTTCTCCGTGAAGTGCCATTTGTGGATCTTCATATTATTTCTGTGTCCCGCTACCTGAAAGATCAGGAGGGACAATTTGAAAAAGGCGTCCGTGCATACCTCGTTAAGGATGGAAGCAACTATCGTGTGACTTTCAAACATACGAAGGATGCTGAGTATGAAGGAATCTTCTTTAAGGATCAAGGTACTGACTTTAATAATGGGGTTTTTAAATTTATGCAAGACCAGGAGACTCTTCAAGTTATCGTAACTGAAGACATTATATCTGACTTAACAAATGTAGATTTAGATGATTCCCTAAATGATGATGATGACGAATAA
- a CDS encoding Na+/H+ antiporter subunit A produces the protein MSWLHIMVLIPFLFAIIVPFIYRVFTPRIHTGWFVLSVPSVIFLYLLRYIPIISKGETILIYVPWIPTYGINYTTYIDGLSLVFGLVITGIGALVVLYSIYYMSKLKESLHNFYVYLLLFMGAMLGLVFSDNILVLYVFWELTSISSFLLIAYWYQREKSRYGAQKSMNITIFGGLAMLAGFIMLSMMTETYSIREMINQTDTIYEHSLFLPAMMLLLLGAFTKSAQFPFSIWLPDAMEAPTPISAYLHSATMVKAGIYLVARMTPIFGGTPEWFWLVTSAGLITLLYGSLNAVKQTDLKALLAYSTISQLGLIMSLLGMGSASLYYGTGDEASMYAAAVLAAIFHLINHSTFKGSLFMVVGIIDHETGTRDIRRLGGLMHLMPISFTLAIIGGFSMAGLPPFNGFLSKEMFFTAVLNASDMSIFSMESLGVIIPVIAWAASVFTFIYCMILIFKTFTGKYKPKKLEKAAHEAPVGMLVPPVILSSLVIIIFFFPNVLSQYILKPAMGAVLPAYSQPGEIEIKISAWHGWNSELFMTMGVVAAGALLYLYLKKWIGIYSIYPYSMTFNNFYNQGLGKIEDMSLTLTKSYMTGFIRDYFVYVFTFLIIIIGGSILFLDGAAFDAGNNAPVSIYEGVLIISMLTAALTVLFSKSRLTAIVAVGALGYLVSLFFVIFRAPDLALTQLVVETVTTALFLLCFYHLPEIRREAVRVKFRITNLVISLGVGAIVAILALSANGTRLFEPIAYYYENSYELAGARNIVNAILVDFRGIDTMLEIFVLGIASLGVYTLVKLRISGRDRSERTK, from the coding sequence TTGTCTTGGCTGCACATAATGGTTTTAATTCCATTTTTATTTGCAATAATTGTTCCGTTTATTTATAGAGTGTTTACACCCCGCATACATACGGGCTGGTTTGTGCTTAGTGTGCCTTCAGTCATTTTTCTGTATTTACTAAGATATATTCCAATTATTTCAAAGGGTGAAACGATTCTTATTTATGTACCCTGGATACCAACTTATGGAATAAATTACACAACATATATTGATGGATTAAGCTTAGTTTTTGGCTTGGTTATTACAGGAATCGGCGCATTGGTTGTGCTGTATTCCATTTATTACATGTCGAAGCTGAAAGAATCACTGCATAATTTTTATGTTTATTTACTATTATTTATGGGAGCCATGCTTGGCTTGGTTTTCTCTGATAACATTCTTGTTCTATATGTTTTTTGGGAATTGACAAGCATTTCATCTTTCTTATTGATTGCTTATTGGTATCAAAGGGAAAAATCGCGGTATGGGGCACAAAAATCAATGAATATTACGATTTTTGGCGGACTGGCCATGCTTGCCGGATTTATTATGCTGTCAATGATGACAGAAACATACAGCATTCGTGAAATGATCAATCAGACTGACACTATATATGAGCATTCCTTATTTTTGCCTGCAATGATGCTTCTTCTTCTTGGGGCGTTCACAAAATCCGCACAATTCCCATTCAGCATTTGGCTTCCGGATGCAATGGAAGCTCCAACGCCAATTAGTGCTTATCTGCACTCAGCAACAATGGTTAAGGCGGGAATATACTTAGTGGCGCGTATGACGCCAATCTTTGGAGGTACCCCAGAGTGGTTTTGGCTTGTAACCAGTGCCGGGCTTATAACATTGCTGTATGGTTCTCTTAACGCGGTAAAACAAACAGACTTAAAGGCTTTATTAGCCTACTCAACCATCAGCCAGCTCGGGCTGATCATGAGTCTGCTTGGCATGGGATCAGCGTCCCTGTATTACGGTACGGGTGATGAAGCTTCAATGTATGCAGCAGCTGTGCTTGCTGCAATCTTTCATTTAATCAATCACTCTACGTTTAAGGGAAGTTTGTTCATGGTTGTGGGGATTATTGACCATGAAACCGGAACAAGGGATATTAGAAGGCTGGGCGGTTTGATGCACCTGATGCCTATTTCTTTTACACTGGCTATAATTGGCGGGTTTTCAATGGCAGGCCTTCCTCCGTTTAATGGATTTCTAAGTAAAGAAATGTTCTTTACCGCTGTATTGAATGCGTCTGATATGTCTATATTCAGCATGGAATCCTTAGGTGTGATTATCCCTGTTATAGCCTGGGCAGCAAGTGTGTTTACTTTTATCTATTGTATGATCCTGATCTTCAAGACCTTTACCGGGAAATATAAGCCGAAAAAGCTGGAAAAAGCAGCCCACGAAGCACCAGTTGGCATGTTAGTGCCTCCGGTTATTTTATCTTCCCTGGTTATTATTATTTTCTTTTTTCCTAATGTACTTTCTCAATACATTCTTAAGCCCGCAATGGGCGCCGTTTTACCTGCCTATTCTCAGCCAGGGGAAATTGAGATCAAGATCAGTGCCTGGCATGGCTGGAATAGTGAATTATTTATGACCATGGGAGTCGTCGCAGCAGGAGCTCTTCTATATCTATATCTAAAAAAGTGGATTGGCATTTATTCAATCTATCCGTATAGCATGACCTTCAATAACTTCTATAATCAAGGGCTCGGAAAAATAGAAGATATGTCCCTTACTCTAACAAAGAGTTATATGACAGGCTTTATACGTGACTATTTTGTTTATGTCTTCACTTTTCTAATTATTATTATTGGCGGTTCTATATTGTTCCTGGATGGAGCAGCCTTTGATGCCGGCAATAATGCACCAGTCAGCATATATGAAGGTGTGCTGATCATTAGTATGTTAACAGCAGCCTTAACCGTTCTATTTTCCAAATCAAGGCTGACCGCTATAGTAGCAGTAGGTGCTCTTGGATACCTTGTTTCACTTTTCTTTGTCATATTCCGCGCACCGGATTTAGCTTTAACGCAGCTGGTGGTTGAGACAGTAACAACTGCCCTTTTCCTTTTATGTTTTTACCATCTGCCCGAAATACGGAGGGAAGCAGTCAGAGTGAAATTCAGAATAACGAATTTAGTGATTTCTCTTGGCGTTGGGGCCATAGTGGCAATTCTTGCACTATCAGCTAATGGAACAAGGTTATTCGAGCCTATCGCCTATTATTATGAAAATTCATATGAACTTGCCGGGGCAAGAAACATCGTTAACGCGATTCTTGTAGACTTCAGGGGAATAGATACAATGCTTGAAATATTTGTTCTTGGCATAGCTTCCTTAGGGGTGTACACACTTGTAAAACTGAGAATATCGGGGAGGGATAGAAGTGAAAGAACCAAATGA
- a CDS encoding Na(+)/H(+) antiporter subunit B, with protein MKEPNDIILHAVIKVAVVIILTFSINLFFSGHHNPGGGFIGGLGFSAALTLLFLAFDIETVRQNIPVDFKVLTAIGVLIAVFTGVGGIVFGAPFLTQAFNYFDIPVFGKTELATAVLFDVGVALAVIGTSMSIILSIGDDH; from the coding sequence GTGAAAGAACCAAATGATATCATTTTGCATGCTGTTATAAAGGTTGCAGTAGTTATCATACTTACCTTTTCGATTAACCTATTCTTCTCAGGACATCATAACCCTGGCGGAGGATTCATCGGAGGTTTAGGGTTCTCAGCTGCTCTGACGCTTCTGTTTCTGGCTTTCGATATTGAAACAGTCCGCCAAAACATTCCCGTTGACTTTAAAGTGCTCACAGCAATTGGCGTATTAATTGCTGTTTTTACAGGGGTAGGGGGCATTGTTTTTGGGGCGCCTTTTCTAACACAGGCATTTAATTATTTCGACATTCCGGTTTTCGGAAAAACTGAACTGGCTACCGCAGTGCTCTTCGATGTTGGGGTTGCGCTGGCAGTTATTGGGACATCGATGTCCATAATTCTGAGTATAGGTGATGATCACTAA
- a CDS encoding Na(+)/H(+) antiporter subunit C has protein sequence METLMSLLVGLFFAIGTYLILTKSLLRIILGTSIISHGVHLLILTMGGLKTGGPPLLGLQDLPFTDALPQALILTAIVINFATTALFLVLSYRAYKVLGTDDTDQMRGNHDE, from the coding sequence ATGGAAACTTTAATGTCACTGCTTGTCGGTCTGTTTTTTGCTATAGGAACCTATTTAATCTTAACCAAGAGTTTACTTAGAATCATCCTGGGAACATCCATTATCAGCCATGGTGTCCATCTGCTTATTCTTACGATGGGCGGGTTAAAAACGGGAGGTCCTCCATTATTGGGGCTGCAGGACCTTCCATTTACCGATGCGCTGCCGCAGGCACTTATATTAACAGCGATTGTTATTAATTTTGCAACAACAGCCCTTTTCTTAGTGTTGAGCTATCGTGCATATAAAGTGCTGGGCACAGACGATACGGATCAAATGAGAGGTAATCATGATGAATAA
- a CDS encoding Na+/H+ antiporter subunit E, protein MPIQVLINLFIAFLWMFLQDDWSVLSFFSGYLVGIIVLIVLEKFFKAPLYLRSLVAILKLFFVFIWELFTSSILVIRQVIRPRINITPGIFTIETELEGELEVTLLALLLSLTPGSVVVEISHDNKVFYIHAMDIPESSESVIVSKDRFEKAIKKVTRK, encoded by the coding sequence TTGCCCATTCAAGTATTAATTAATCTATTTATAGCTTTCTTATGGATGTTTCTTCAAGATGACTGGAGCGTATTATCCTTTTTCAGCGGTTATCTGGTGGGGATAATTGTTTTGATCGTTTTGGAGAAATTCTTCAAAGCCCCTTTATATTTGAGATCTCTTGTTGCCATCCTGAAATTGTTTTTTGTGTTCATCTGGGAATTGTTTACTTCAAGCATACTTGTAATCCGGCAGGTAATAAGGCCAAGAATTAATATCACACCAGGGATTTTCACAATTGAAACGGAGCTTGAAGGAGAGCTTGAAGTAACTTTGCTTGCTCTGCTTCTTTCGCTGACTCCCGGTTCTGTAGTTGTGGAAATATCCCATGATAATAAAGTGTTTTATATTCATGCCATGGATATTCCGGAATCAAGTGAATCTGTCATAGTATCAAAGGATCGGTTTGAAAAGGCGATAAAGAAGGTGACTCGCAAATGA
- a CDS encoding Na(+)/H(+) antiporter subunit F1 produces MIEIILMLSLGFLALSMMATIFRLVIGPTTPDRVQALDILGINLISAVVIFSVLLNTHAFMEVILLIGILSFIGTIAFARFMERGVVIERKRLK; encoded by the coding sequence ATGATAGAAATTATTTTAATGCTCTCATTGGGATTTCTCGCGCTTTCAATGATGGCAACAATTTTTCGGCTGGTTATAGGGCCTACGACACCTGACAGGGTACAGGCATTGGATATTTTGGGGATTAATTTAATTTCAGCGGTAGTCATTTTCTCGGTGTTACTAAATACGCATGCCTTCATGGAAGTCATTTTATTAATTGGCATTCTTTCCTTTATAGGAACTATTGCCTTTGCGCGCTTTATGGAAAGGGGTGTTGTCATTGAACGCAAACGTCTCAAGTGA
- the mnhG gene encoding monovalent cation/H(+) antiporter subunit G, translated as MNANVSSELVAAILILTGTIFSFLSAIGIIRLPDVYTRSHAASKSSTLGVLFTLFGAFLFFLFADNFFSIRLLLGIFFVFLTAPISAHVICRAAYRSSVEMSSISVRDDLKGALRKEQEDA; from the coding sequence TTGAACGCAAACGTCTCAAGTGAATTGGTGGCTGCAATTCTAATACTCACAGGCACCATTTTCAGTTTTTTAAGTGCAATCGGCATTATTAGGCTTCCGGATGTGTATACCCGGTCCCATGCTGCTTCAAAAAGTTCCACTCTGGGTGTATTGTTTACATTGTTTGGAGCGTTTCTGTTCTTCCTGTTTGCAGACAATTTTTTCAGTATTCGATTACTGCTTGGAATATTTTTTGTATTCCTTACTGCACCCATTTCTGCTCATGTAATTTGCCGTGCTGCTTATCGCTCCAGTGTGGAGATGAGCAGTATAAGTGTCAGGGATGATTTGAAAGGTGCACTAAGGAAGGAACAAGAGGATGCTTAG
- the ruvA gene encoding Holliday junction branch migration protein RuvA: MFEFVRGRLDFIGPEYVVVENNGIGYQILTPNPFSYTPEFGQEVRIFTYHYVREDIMALYGFQTREEKTLFTRLLNVTGIGPKGALAILASGEPEQVVQAIENEDEAFLVKFPGVGKKTARQMILDLKGKLPDIVPDFFPNLFSEDRIQAESGPAGDLEEALLALKALGYSEKELKKITPELKKEKLTTDQYIKKALQKLLKL; the protein is encoded by the coding sequence TTGTTTGAATTTGTAAGAGGCAGGCTCGATTTTATCGGACCTGAATATGTAGTTGTTGAAAACAATGGAATTGGATACCAGATATTAACGCCTAACCCATTTAGCTATACACCGGAGTTCGGACAGGAAGTCAGGATATTCACGTATCATTATGTACGGGAAGATATTATGGCATTGTACGGCTTTCAGACTCGTGAGGAGAAGACGCTGTTTACCAGACTGCTCAATGTTACCGGCATTGGGCCGAAGGGAGCTCTTGCGATTCTTGCTTCTGGTGAACCTGAACAGGTGGTGCAGGCGATTGAAAATGAAGATGAAGCATTCCTCGTTAAGTTTCCTGGAGTCGGAAAGAAAACAGCAAGACAAATGATTCTCGATCTGAAAGGGAAGCTTCCCGATATTGTCCCTGACTTCTTCCCTAATCTGTTTTCAGAGGATAGAATTCAGGCTGAGAGCGGGCCTGCAGGAGATTTGGAAGAAGCCTTGCTTGCACTAAAAGCGCTGGGCTATTCAGAAAAGGAACTTAAAAAGATTACGCCTGAACTGAAAAAGGAAAAGCTTACAACGGACCAATACATAAAGAAGGCGCTGCAAAAGCTTTTAAAACTATAA
- the ruvB gene encoding Holliday junction branch migration DNA helicase RuvB, whose protein sequence is MEERIISGEADFQDLSFEQSLRPQTLKQYIGQDKVKENLEIFIKAARIREETLDHVLLYGPPGLGKTTLAAIIANEMGVNIRTTAGPAIERPGDLAAILTALEPGDVLFIDEIHRLPRSIEEVLYPAMEDFCLDIVIGKGPSARSVRLDLPPFTLVGATTRAGSLSAPLRDRFGVLSRLEYYTEEQLTNIVVRTAEVLDTGIDQKAAIEVARRSRGTPRIANRLLRRVRDFAQVKADGQIDETLAKEALELLQVDRLGLDHIDHKLLRGIIEKFRGGPVGLETIAATIGEEAHTIEDVYEPYLLQIGFLQRTPRGRIVTDLVYRHFQMEVPAD, encoded by the coding sequence ATGGAAGAGCGGATAATATCCGGTGAAGCTGATTTTCAGGATCTTTCATTTGAACAGAGTCTGCGCCCGCAGACATTAAAGCAGTATATTGGTCAGGATAAAGTAAAGGAGAACCTCGAGATCTTTATTAAAGCCGCAAGAATTCGCGAGGAAACCTTGGATCATGTCCTTCTATATGGGCCGCCGGGTTTGGGTAAGACCACTCTGGCTGCTATTATTGCCAATGAAATGGGCGTAAATATCAGAACTACTGCAGGCCCTGCAATTGAAAGGCCAGGTGATTTGGCTGCGATCCTGACTGCATTGGAACCGGGTGACGTCCTGTTTATTGATGAAATTCATCGCTTGCCCCGGTCTATAGAAGAAGTTCTTTATCCGGCAATGGAAGACTTCTGTCTGGATATTGTGATAGGTAAAGGGCCAAGTGCCAGATCAGTAAGGCTGGATTTGCCGCCTTTTACACTGGTTGGCGCGACAACAAGGGCAGGGTCGCTATCAGCTCCGTTAAGAGACCGGTTTGGCGTGCTAAGCAGGCTTGAATACTACACAGAAGAGCAGCTGACGAATATTGTTGTGCGTACAGCTGAGGTGCTGGATACAGGCATAGATCAAAAAGCAGCCATTGAAGTGGCGAGAAGGTCAAGAGGCACGCCCAGAATTGCAAACAGGCTCCTCCGGAGAGTCAGGGATTTCGCTCAGGTCAAAGCAGATGGCCAAATTGATGAAACACTGGCCAAGGAGGCTCTTGAGCTTTTGCAGGTTGACCGTTTAGGCCTTGATCATATTGACCATAAATTATTAAGAGGGATAATCGAAAAATTCCGCGGCGGACCTGTAGGCCTTGAAACCATTGCAGCGACCATTGGGGAAGAAGCGCATACGATTGAAGATGTTTATGAACCCTATTTATTGCAGATTGGATTTCTTCAGCGGACACCAAGAGGAAGAATTGTAACAGACCTGGTGTACCGCCATTTTCAAATGGAGGTGCCTGCTGATTGA
- a CDS encoding DUF2905 domain-containing protein, translating to MSGISKWLMVIGAIIFAIGFISQFINIGKLPGDIVIRKGNTTFYFPVVTSILLSIILSAIFYFIGRFR from the coding sequence TTGAGCGGCATATCAAAATGGCTGATGGTCATTGGTGCGATCATTTTTGCCATAGGATTTATAAGCCAGTTTATTAATATTGGCAAGCTGCCTGGAGATATAGTGATCAGGAAAGGCAATACGACTTTTTATTTTCCTGTCGTTACATCGATTTTGCTGAGCATTATTCTATCTGCCATCTTTTATTTTATCGGCAGGTTCCGGTAG